A genomic window from Pocillopora verrucosa isolate sample1 chromosome 7, ASM3666991v2, whole genome shotgun sequence includes:
- the LOC131785550 gene encoding N-acetylated-alpha-linked acidic dipeptidase 2 isoform X1: protein MSVQKKFVLGFFSFIFFIFIVGFITGYFSCPGAEYSNCCGAKNENDDTSRKLLEQEAFELISGRKIAYYLKYFANNAHLDGTNDSCAQALFIKNEWNSFGFDAVQLKRYDVLLLYPERPSVLSVNTQNGTEVYSSILKEDSTNKDNGPKHAIPFSTNSASGAVSGKLVYVNYGRESDFNYLDYTNISCKGKIVMLRYGRISEADKVTNAQKWSAAGVLLYVDPSDYSGNTTLLWYPSNEGPSMGLWVNRGDPVTPGYPATAGIYRETIDDIPFPKIPAQPIHQREAEILLRMLNHTTPPQDWQGGLNFDYRIQMKPNDTRTVTLNVSLSLVEKYVCDTVGTIKGKIEPDRYVLLGSHRPSSGTAILMEITRILLSVRKKGWFSRRSMKICSWGAGEYGNIGSIQWIEEYQKILDARAVAYINVDRAGEGEIVMTLSPLLEQRALQTAKKVTAPQNISKTLYSMWKEKDSQQAGNQSNLSLFDRAGRGCFAFEYRIGVPCVDIAAFQPDQTSGNYPAHIPRRHSSETIKYYLTFAQLWLQMGFDIVGSVFTPFNVVRQAEAICRLVNDLSVKYSSSLRTNNITLEFLINATQELQAVANEFQRNLKTQDNEDALQVRIINDRLQQLNRAFINNKGLSYRPFFRHVVFSPTYFKSEAYTKFPGIMDSFYIANEQGKKKDWQRVQKQISVVIQAIRSAITILRP from the exons ATGTCAGTGCAAAAGAAGTTTGTGTTAGGTTTcttttcattcatattttttatcttcatcgTCGGGTTTATCACCGGTTATTTTTCCTGCCCGGGTGCTGAGTACTCAAACTGCTGTGGCgccaaaaatgaaaatgatgacacATCAAGAAAATTACTTGAGCAAGAAGCTTTCGAACTAATTTCAGGACGGAAGATCGCCTATTATCTAAA GTATTTCGCAAATAATGCACATCTTGATGGGACAAACGACAGTTGTGCGCAAGCGCTGTTCATCAAAAACGAATGGAATTCATTCGGCTTCGATGCTGTGCAGTTGAAGCGTTATGACGTTCTACTGTTGTATCCCGAGAGGCCTAGCGTGCTGTCAGTGAATACTCAGAACGGAACCGAAGTTTATTCTTCAATTCTGAAAGAAGATTCAACTAACAAAGATAATGGTCCAAAGCACGCTATTCCTTTTAGCACCAATTCAGCTTCTGGTGCAGTGTCTGGTAAACTGGTGTATGTCAACTATGGAAGAGAGAGTGACTTCAACTACTTGGACTATACAAACATATCGTGTAAGGGAAAAATTGTGATGCTACGATATGGAAGAATATCTGAGGCCGATAAG GTTACCAATGCACAAAAATGGTCGGCAGCCGGAGTCTTGTTATATGTTGATCCTTCTGACTATTCTGGTAACACAACACTTCTATGGTACCCAAGTAATGAGGGACCGAGTATGGGCCTATGGGTCAACAGAGGAGACCCAGTAACGCCTGGTTACCCAGCCACAG cTGGAATTTACAGAGAGACAATAGATGATATTCCATTCCCCAAGATCCCTGCGCAGCCAATTCACCAAAGAGAAGCGGAAATTTTATTAAG GATGCTTAACCATACAACCCCCCCCCAGGACTGGCAGGGTGGACTAAACTTTGACTACAGAATACAGATGAAGCCAAATGACACAAG AACGGTCACTTTGAACGTGAGTCTTTCCCTCGTTGAAAAATACGTTTGTGATACAGTTGGAACCATCAAAGGGAAAATAGAACCAG ATCGTTATGTACTACTCGGTAGCCACCGTCCATCAAGCGGCACAGCGATTCTCATGGAGATCACAAGGATCCTTCTTTCTGTTCGAAAGAAAG GTTGGTTTTCCCGGCGAAGCATGAAAATTTGCAGCTGGGGAGCAGGTGAATACGGAAACATAGGATCTATACAATGGATCGAG GAGTATCAGAAAATCCTCGATGCACGTGCGGTAGCCTACATCAATGTAGATAGGGCTGGAGAAG GTGAAATAGTGATGACATTAAGTCCGTTGTTGGAACAAAGAGCCCTTCAGACAGCAAAAAAG GTCACTGCCCCACAGAACATATCAAAGACGTTGTATTCAATGTGGAAGGAGAAAGATTCTCAGCAAGCTGGAAATCAAAGCAA CCTCTCGTTGTTTGATAGAGCAGGAAGAGGGTGCTTTGCTTTTGAGTACAGGATTGGTGTGCCATGTGTGGATATAGCGGCCTTTCAACCTGATCAA ACGTCTGGAAATTATCCAGCTCATATACCACGCCGCCACTCATCGGAAACCATCAAATACTACCTGACATTTGCGCAGCTTTGGCTACAAATGGGCTTTGATATCGTAGGCTCGGTATTCACACCTTTTAATGTGGTTCGTCAAGCTGAGGCCATTTGTCGCCTTGTAAATGATCTATCGGTCAAATACAGCAGCTCACTGAGGACAAATAATATTACCTTAG AGTTTTTGATAAACGCCACCCAAGAGTTACAAGCAGTTGCAAATgagtttcaaagaaatttgaaaacccAAGACAATGAAGA TGCATTGCAGGTTCGAATAATCAACGATCGCTTACAACAGCTTAACAGAGCCTTCATTAACAACAAGGGGCTTTCATATAGGCCTTTCTTTAG ACACGTGGTGTTTTCTCCAACTTATTTTAAGTCCGAAGCATATACTAAGTTCCCTGGTATTATGGACTCATTTTATATTGCGAATGAacaaggaaagaagaaagactGGCAGAGAGTTCAAAAGCAGATATCTGTTGTGATACAAGCCATTCGCTCTGCTATCACAATCCTGCGGCCCTAA
- the LOC131785550 gene encoding N-acetylated-alpha-linked acidic dipeptidase 2 isoform X2, with product MVQSTLFLLAPIQLLVQCLVNWCMSTMEERVTSTTWTIQTYRVTNAQKWSAAGVLLYVDPSDYSGNTTLLWYPSNEGPSMGLWVNRGDPVTPGYPATAGIYRETIDDIPFPKIPAQPIHQREAEILLRMLNHTTPPQDWQGGLNFDYRIQMKPNDTRTVTLNVSLSLVEKYVCDTVGTIKGKIEPDRYVLLGSHRPSSGTAILMEITRILLSVRKKGWFSRRSMKICSWGAGEYGNIGSIQWIEEYQKILDARAVAYINVDRAGEGEIVMTLSPLLEQRALQTAKKVTAPQNISKTLYSMWKEKDSQQAGNQSNLSLFDRAGRGCFAFEYRIGVPCVDIAAFQPDQTSGNYPAHIPRRHSSETIKYYLTFAQLWLQMGFDIVGSVFTPFNVVRQAEAICRLVNDLSVKYSSSLRTNNITLEFLINATQELQAVANEFQRNLKTQDNEDALQVRIINDRLQQLNRAFINNKGLSYRPFFRHVVFSPTYFKSEAYTKFPGIMDSFYIANEQGKKKDWQRVQKQISVVIQAIRSAITILRP from the exons ATGGTCCAAAGCACGCTATTCCTTTTAGCACCAATTCAGCTTCTGGTGCAGTGTCTGGTAAACTGGTGTATGTCAACTATGGAAGAGAGAGTGACTTCAACTACTTGGACTATACAAACATATCGT GTTACCAATGCACAAAAATGGTCGGCAGCCGGAGTCTTGTTATATGTTGATCCTTCTGACTATTCTGGTAACACAACACTTCTATGGTACCCAAGTAATGAGGGACCGAGTATGGGCCTATGGGTCAACAGAGGAGACCCAGTAACGCCTGGTTACCCAGCCACAG cTGGAATTTACAGAGAGACAATAGATGATATTCCATTCCCCAAGATCCCTGCGCAGCCAATTCACCAAAGAGAAGCGGAAATTTTATTAAG GATGCTTAACCATACAACCCCCCCCCAGGACTGGCAGGGTGGACTAAACTTTGACTACAGAATACAGATGAAGCCAAATGACACAAG AACGGTCACTTTGAACGTGAGTCTTTCCCTCGTTGAAAAATACGTTTGTGATACAGTTGGAACCATCAAAGGGAAAATAGAACCAG ATCGTTATGTACTACTCGGTAGCCACCGTCCATCAAGCGGCACAGCGATTCTCATGGAGATCACAAGGATCCTTCTTTCTGTTCGAAAGAAAG GTTGGTTTTCCCGGCGAAGCATGAAAATTTGCAGCTGGGGAGCAGGTGAATACGGAAACATAGGATCTATACAATGGATCGAG GAGTATCAGAAAATCCTCGATGCACGTGCGGTAGCCTACATCAATGTAGATAGGGCTGGAGAAG GTGAAATAGTGATGACATTAAGTCCGTTGTTGGAACAAAGAGCCCTTCAGACAGCAAAAAAG GTCACTGCCCCACAGAACATATCAAAGACGTTGTATTCAATGTGGAAGGAGAAAGATTCTCAGCAAGCTGGAAATCAAAGCAA CCTCTCGTTGTTTGATAGAGCAGGAAGAGGGTGCTTTGCTTTTGAGTACAGGATTGGTGTGCCATGTGTGGATATAGCGGCCTTTCAACCTGATCAA ACGTCTGGAAATTATCCAGCTCATATACCACGCCGCCACTCATCGGAAACCATCAAATACTACCTGACATTTGCGCAGCTTTGGCTACAAATGGGCTTTGATATCGTAGGCTCGGTATTCACACCTTTTAATGTGGTTCGTCAAGCTGAGGCCATTTGTCGCCTTGTAAATGATCTATCGGTCAAATACAGCAGCTCACTGAGGACAAATAATATTACCTTAG AGTTTTTGATAAACGCCACCCAAGAGTTACAAGCAGTTGCAAATgagtttcaaagaaatttgaaaacccAAGACAATGAAGA TGCATTGCAGGTTCGAATAATCAACGATCGCTTACAACAGCTTAACAGAGCCTTCATTAACAACAAGGGGCTTTCATATAGGCCTTTCTTTAG ACACGTGGTGTTTTCTCCAACTTATTTTAAGTCCGAAGCATATACTAAGTTCCCTGGTATTATGGACTCATTTTATATTGCGAATGAacaaggaaagaagaaagactGGCAGAGAGTTCAAAAGCAGATATCTGTTGTGATACAAGCCATTCGCTCTGCTATCACAATCCTGCGGCCCTAA
- the LOC131785546 gene encoding tauropine dehydrogenase, whose translation MGSEDIKLLICGSGNGAHAFAGIASSLQGTEVRVLSLYQDEAERWNTNMQIKDLEVVLHRKGQDTTSVTSKPSMVTKNARDAMRDVDIVVFVLPAFAHQVFLDALKPYIKPGTVLVGMPGEPGFEFQVRHVLGETGRRCTVMNFESLPWACRITEFGAKCEVLGTKETLLGAVKEGEGLTAKKDPVSTLQYLLGPLPKLIVSGHLLGVQLMSVNAYLHTSITYGQWEGWDGKPLAEAPLFYNGLTKSAASIISSVSDEVVNIAKGFGEKTGADMSNVEHIYNWYMRCYPQDISDKTNLYTAIQTNAAYQGLKHPVKKTEDGKFLPDFSHRYMTEDIPFGLVVIRGIAEIMGIETPNIDKVLTWSQQQMGKEYLVDKKLQGKDISTSRAPQSYGFTTIESIL comes from the exons ATGGGTTCAGAGGACATCAAGCTGTTGATATGTGGCAGCGGTAATGGAGCGCACGCATTTGCCGGCATAGCGTCCTCTTTGCAGGGAACTGAAGTTCGTGTGCTTAGCCTGTATCAAGATGAAGCAGAACGTTGGAATACTAACATGCAAATCAAGGATCTTGAAGTTGTCTTGCATCGGAAGGGACAAGATACAACATCTGTTACATCGAAACCTTCGATGGTAACTAAAAACGCTCGGGATGCCATGCGGGATGTGGATATTGTCGTTTTCGTACTTCCAGCGTTTGCGCATCAAGTCTTCCTGGATGCCTTAAAACCCTATATAAAACCTGGCACAGTACTTGTTGGTATGCCGGGAGAGCCAGGTTTTGAATTCCAAGTTCGTCACGTGCTGGGCGAGACAGGACGGCGGTGCACTGTAATGAATTTTGAATCTTTACCATGGGCATGCCGCATTACTGAGTTTGGCGCTAAATGCGAAGTTCTTGGTACCAAGGAGACTCTTCTAGGAGCCGTGAAG gaaGGAGAGGGTTTGACAGCCAAGAAGGATCCGGTATCAACATTGCAATATCTCCTGGGACCTCTCCCTAAACTGATCGTTTCGGGTCACCTTTTGGGTGTTCAGTTAATGAGTGTTAATGCCTATTTGCACACTTCAATAACTTATGGTCAGTGGGAGGGGTGGGACGGAAAGCCACTGGCTGAAGCACCTTTGTTCTACAATGGCTTGACCAAGTCAGCAGCAAGTATTATCTCCAGTGTCTCTGATGAGGTTGTGAATATTGCTAAGGGTTTTGGAGAGAAAACAGGAGCAGATATGTCTAAC GTGGAGCACATTTACAATTGGTACATGAGATGTTATCCACAAGACATCTCTGACAAGACCAATCTCTACACAGCAATACAAACTAATGCTGCCTACCAAGGGTTGAAACATCCCGTAAAGAAAACTGAGGATGGAAAATTCCTTCCAGATTTCTCCCATCGTTACATGACGGAGGATATACCGTTTGGCTTGGTTGTCATCCGAGGTATTGCTGAAATCATGGGTATCGAGACACCGAATATCGACAAGGTACTTACATGGAGTCAGCAGCAAATGGGAAAGGAATATCTGGTGGACAAAAAGTTGCAAGGGAAAGATATCAGCACTTCAAGGGCACCACAGAGCTATGGGTTCACTACCATTGAATCCATCCTGTAA